In Spinacia oleracea cultivar Varoflay chromosome 5, BTI_SOV_V1, whole genome shotgun sequence, a single window of DNA contains:
- the LOC110779712 gene encoding uncharacterized protein, whose translation MMHKVSVQNREVTTTVVNTIPQLDKSLRKLPITSKPPGLKYVVGIDIEKHYTRGIGDNQVAEKVAIVKLCFGNSCLIIQLLHMKEPPCSLAKFLQLQELSFVSVGIKRCVEALNRDYGINMY comes from the coding sequence ATGATGCACAAAGTTAGTGTGCAAAATAGAGAGGTGACTACAACTGTAGTCAATACAATACCTCAGCTTGATAAAAGCTTGAGGAAATTACCTATAACTAGCAAACCCCCTGGCTTAAAATATGTAGTAGGAATTGACATAGAAAAGCACTATACTAGAGGTATTGGTGATAATCAAGTTGCTGAAAAAGTTGCTATTGTGAAGCTCTGTTTTGGCAACAGTTGCCTGATTATCCAATTACTGCACATGAAAGAACCTCCTTGTTCTCTCGCTAAGTTCCTCCAACTCCAAGAGTTATCCTTTGTCAGTGTTGGGATAAAACGATGCGTTGAAGCTTTAAACAGAGATTATGGGATCAATATGTATTGA